catgctttacagcctagagccggggctccaaaagcattttgagagacatggagcatatgagatgttcgaagagctgaaaatggttttccaagctcatgcccgggtcgagagatatgaagtctccgacaaattcttcaactgtaagatggaggaaaacagttctgtcagtgagcacatactcactatgtctgggttgcataaccgcttgactcagctgggagttaatctcccggatgatgcggtcattgacagaatcctccagtcgcttccaccaagctacaagagctttgtgatgaacttcaatatgcaggggatggaaaataccattcctgaagtatttgctatgctgaaatcagcagaggtagaagtcaggaaggaacatcaagtgttgatggtcaataaaaccactaagttcaagaaaggcaagggtaagaagaacttcaagaaggacggcaaggaggttgccgcgcccggcaagcaagctgccgggaagaagccaaagaatggacccaagcccgagactgagtgcttttattgcaagggaagcggtcactggaagcggaactgccctaagtacttagcggataagaaagccggcaaaacaaaaggtatatgtgatatacatgcaattgatgtgtaccttactagtgcccgtagtggctcctgggtatttgataccggtgcagttgctcacatttgtaactcaaagcaggggctgcggaataagcggaaactggcaaaggacgaggtgacgatgcgcgttgggaatggttccaaggtcaatgtgatcgccgtcggcacgctgcctctgcatctcccttcgggattagttttaaaccttaataattgttatttagtgccagctttgagcatgaacattgtatcgggatctcgtttaattcgagatggctactcttttaaatctgagaataatggttgttccatttttatgagagatatgttttatggtcatgctcctatggtgaatggtttattctttatgaatctcgaacgtgatgctacacatgttcataatgtgagtaccaaaagaagtaaggttgataatgatagtcccacatacttgtggcactgccgccttggtcacataggtgtcaaacgcatgaagaagctccatgctgatggacttttagagtctcttgattatgaatcatttgacacgtgcaaaccatgccttatgggtaaaatgaccaagactccgttctcaggaacaatggagcgagcaaccaacttattggaaatcatacatactgatgtgtgcggtccgatgagtgttgaggctcgcggtggctatcgttatgttctcaccctcactgatgatttaagtaggtatgggtatatctacttaatgaaacacaagtctgaaacctttgaaaagttcaaggaatttcagagtgaggttgaaaatcaacgtgacaggaaaatcaagtttctacgatcagatcgtggaggagaatacttgagtcacgagtttggggcacacttaagaaaatgtggaatagtttcacaactcacgccgcctggaacacctcagcgtaatggtgtgtccgaacgtcgtaatcgcactctgttagatatggtgcgatctatgatgtctcttaccgatttaccgctttctttttggggctatgctttagagactgccgcattcactttaaatagggctccgtcgaaatccgttgagatgacaccgtatgaattgtggtttgggaagaaacctaagctgtcgtttctaaaagtttggggatgcgatgcttatgtcaagaaacttcaacctgaaaagctcgaacccaagtcggaaaaatgcgtcttcataggatacccaaaagaaactattgggtacaccttctacctcagatccgaaggcaagatctttgttgccaagaatgggtcctttctggagaaagagtttctctcgaaagaagtaagtgggaggaaagtagagcttgatgaagtattacctcttgaaccggaaaatggcgcaactcaagaaaatgttcctgaggtgcctgcaccgactagagagggagttaatgacaatgatcaagatacttctgatcaagcccctactgaaattcgaaggtccacaaggacacgttccgcaccagagtggtacggcaaccctgtcttggaaatcatgctgttggacaacggtgaaccttcgaactatgaagaagcgatggcgggcccggattccgacaaatggctagaagccatgaaatccgagataggatccatgtatgaaaacaaagtatggactttgactgacttgcccgttgagcggcgagccatagaaaataaatggatctttaagaggaagacagacgcggatggtaatgtgaccatctataaagctcggcttgtcgctaagggttatcgacaagttcaaggggttgactacgatgagactttctcaccggtagcgaagctgaagtccgtccgaatcatgttagcaattgccgcattctatgattacgaaatatggcaaatggacgtcaaaacggaattccttaatggtttccttaaggaagaattgtatatgatgcagccggaaggttttgtcgatcctaagaatgctgacaaagtatgcaagctccaacgctcgatttatgggctggtgcaagcatctcggagttggaacattcgctttgatgagatgatcaaagcgtttgggtttacacagacttatggagaagcctgcgtttacaagaaagtgagtgggagctctgtagcatttctcatattatatgtagatgacatacttctgatgggaaatgatatagaactcttggacagcatcaaggcctacttgaataaaagtttttcaatgaaggaccttggagaagctgcttatatattaggcatcaaaatctatagagatagatcgagacgcctcataggtctttcacaaagcacataccttgataagatattgaagaagttcaatatggatcaatccaagaaggggttcttgcctatgttacaaggtatgaaattgagctcagctcaatgtctgaccacggcagaagatatagaagagatgagcatcatcccctatgcctcggccataggttctattatgtatgccatgctgtgtaccagacctgatgttaaccttgccgtcagtttggtaggaaggtaccaaagtaatcccggcaaggaacactggacagcggtcaagaatatcctgaagtacctgaaaaggactaaggaaatatttctcgtttatggaggtgacgaagggctcgtcgtaaagggttacgtcgacgctagcttcgacacagatctggatgactctaagtcacaaaccggatacgtgtatattttgaatggtggggcagtaagctggtgcagttgcaagcaaagcgtcgtggcgggatctacatgtgaaccggagtacatggcagcctcggaggcagcacatgaagcaatatgggtgaaggagttcatcaccgacctaggagtcatacccaatgcgtcggggccgatcaagctcttctgtgacaacactggagctattgcacttgccaaggagcccaggtttcacaagaagacaaggcacatcaagcgtcgcttcaactccattcgtgaaaatgttcaagatggagacatagagatttgtaaagtacatacggacctgaatatagcagatccgttgactaaacctctccctagagcaaaacatgatcaacaccagaattccatgggtgttcgattcatcacaatgtaactagattattgactctagtgcaagtgggagactgttggaaatatgccctagaggcaataataaaagcattattattatatttccttgttcatgataatcgtctttattcatgctataattgtgttatccggaaatcgtaatacatgtgtgaataacagacaccaacatgtccctagtgagcctctagttgactagctcgttgatcaacagatagtcatggtttcctgactatggacactggatgtcattgataacgagatcacatcattgggagaatgatgtgatggacaagacccaatcctaaacatagcacaagatcgtatagttcgtttgctagagtttttccaatgtcaaagtatcttttccttagaccatgagatcgtgtaactcccggataccgtaggagtgctttgggtatgccaaacgtcacaacgtaactgggtgactataaaggtagactacgggtatctccgaaagtgtctgttgggtgacatggatcaagactgggatttgtcactccgtatgacggagaggtatcactgggcccactcggtaatgcatcatcataatgagctcagagtgaccaagtgtctggtcacgggatcatgcattacggtacgagtaaagtgacttgccggtaacgagattgaacgaggtattgggataccgaggatcgaatctcaggcaagtaacatatcgatagacaaagggaatagcgtacgggattgattgaatcctcgacatcgtggttcatccgatgagatcatcatggagcatgtgggagccaacatgggtatccagatcccgctgttggttattgaccggagagtcgtctcggtcatgtctgcttgtctcccgaacccgtagggtctacacacctaaggttcagtgacgctagggttatgaagatatgtatatgcagaaacccgaatgttgttcggagtcccggatgagatcccggacgtcacgaggagttccggaatggtccggaggtaaagaattatatataggaagtgctatttcgggcatcgggacaagtttcggggttatcggtattgtaccgggaccaccggaagggtcccgggggtccaccgggtggggccacctgtcccggggggccacatgggctgtagggggtgcgccttggcctagatgggccaagggcaccagcccctataggcccatgcgcctagggtttccaccatggaagagtccatgtggtggaaggcacccctaggtgccttgggggggagggaaacctccccttggccgccgccccccctagtagatctcatctactagggccggcgccccccccttggcacccctatatatagtgggggagaggagggacttcatacctgaagacaccagcccctggcgcctccatctccccccgttacgtctctccctcgtagtctcggcgaagccctgctgctgtgacgccctgcatccaccaccacgccgtcgtgctgctggatcttcatcaacctctcctccccccttgctggatcaagaaggaggagacgtctcccgtcccgtacgtgtgttgaacgcggaggtgccgtccgttcggcgctggtcatcggtgatttggatcacgtcgagtacgactacatcatcaccgttcttttgaacgcttccgctcgcgatctacaaaggtatgtagatgcatccaatgactcgttgctagatgaactcctagatgatcttggtgaaacgagtaggaaattttttgttttctgcaacgttccccatcaagtCGCCCCTGTTCGAAGCTTGCTCAAGTTCTTTGGCCCTTTCGCTGTCATCGCCAAGATCGGACCCGCATCATACAAACTGGAGCTCCCTACTGATAGCAAAATTCACCCAGTGTTTCACATCTCACAGTTGAAGCCATTCACGCCAAACTACAGTCCGGTGTTCTCCGAGCTCCCGGTCACCACCGATCTGTCCACTAAGGAGACCATACCAGTGGAAATCTTGGACCGCAGAATGATGAAGAAGGGCAACGCGCCAGTGATTCAACTTCAAGTGGCCTGGGACACGGCTCCTCCGACGATCACCTGGGAAGATTACGACGTGCTCCGCCGGCGCTACCCGCAAGCAAGCATTTGGGAAGACGATGCAACGGAGGAAGAAGAGCGTTCTCAAGGAGGGAAGAATGTCACCACGGTAGTACAAGGCACCACCGCGTGACTGCCAGTTGGCCGTGCCAAGCGTAGAGTGTGTGCGTGAGCCAGctgtaagtgtgtgtgtgtggccaGGCCGGGTCAAGTGGTACTTAACCTCCGGGTGAGCATTGTATTGGGCAGGCTGTGATTGAGTAATCGAATCCTCTCACCTCACTTCTCTCTCACTCATCCCCTTCCTCACGCTATCCTCGTCCCCCTTTCTCTCTTCCTGCCTACTCTGgtctcctcgatccagatcggggcgtGACGGTCGTTCGCCAGAGGACGGAAGAGCCGAGGGTCCATGCCGAAGAACCCATCAACCACAGCTATCACGGCAGCTCCAGCCTCGTCGTCCCATTGCTCCACCAGCGATGGAAAGGATCCACCACCGGACAAGTAGCAACCGCAAGTAGGGTTTGTAGAGGGGTTGGGGGGCGAGATCCGAGCGGCCAGGGAGGGGTCGCTGCCCCCTTCGTCGTCTTCCTTCTTTTTATTAGGGCTCCCTTCGAACCCAGCTGATGGGCCGTGATTGACCACTTGCTAGAGGGTCTGCCTGGTCCAATCAACCGGAGGACTCCAAAAAGGTCACCGGAGCAGCTGCCCCTAGGACAGCAAGCCCAGATCGTGGCTACGGTTAGCCAGCAGCACTTGCTAAAAAAAAAGCAGCGTTACACACGCATCCAACGGACCAAAATAGCCGGATCGGGACAATGGACGGCTTAAAAACCTGATGGCGTGTGAAGGCTCCGTTTAGGCTcggttttactgcccttaattttaAAAAAAAATGCATGTTAACCGGTGCAATGATCCTACACCTACGTAATCTTTGCTGGACTGCGACGTAACCTTCCAACAAATTATTTTGGCCTCGCCCCTAAATTTCACCGCGGTGAGCCCATCCTCTCACCTATTCCCAATCACAGAAGTCCCCATCAGCATTTATGTAAACTGCTAACCTAACCTTTCGTAGGTGTAGCATTGCAAAAGTAGTGTCAAATCGCAAGTTCGTCGCGCTTCTTCATCTCTTGGTGGCGCACTCTGCCTGTGTCGCCGGCGAGCCGAGAGCCTCTTTGCGTTGGCGGCTGGCCTGAACGTCGACGAGCTGCACGCCTTTTCCAACAGCACAAAAGTGACGGATACACCGGTTCTCCTTTACTCTTTAATTACCGGAAAAGGGTTAATCAACGCCATTCTCTTCCTTTTTGAGCATTCTATCACCTTCACAGCTCCTTTACCCACATCGACAACTCGAAGTCTTGTCAAACTCAGCGGTAAAGCCGGTACATAGCTGAACATCTGCCCGACAAGGTCCACATGCGCCCCCGACTTCCACTCCGCAGTCGACTCGATTTGACCCGATGTCTTCCCTCACCAGGAGGAGCACTGTAATTTTCAACGAGCGAGACATTAGCACATCGATCCGCTCGTGAACCCTGAATTAACCACTGCCCAAGCGCCTCCTCAAGTCAAAGACACTAGGAACAGAGACCATTATAAAACCGTTGGAATCACGTGGCCGCGGCATACAAAATAGCCGACGAGGACGAGCAGTCGAGCACCGTGCTTCCCCAGCTAAAAACTGAGCGATCTGCTTCATCTTCCAACAGACATCTCCCTAACCCACGCACTAAAAAACCGAGCACCTGACACGCCCTCGTAGACGCCACCCGTAATTAACCCCCCTGCACCGACCTGTTTACCAGACCAACGATCGAGCTCAAAAACTCACCGTGCTACTACTAGTTTGCATAAACAAAGCGCCAAGGCCTTTCACCAGAGCTGTATATATACGAGTAGTGTGGAGGAGACAGGAGGTGAATATATATTTCCGGCCAAATCTTGGATGCTCTCGCGGGGTTCACCAACTCTCACTTGTCCATGATCTTGTCCCTGTGCTGATTAGCAGCACCTGCCCACAAAGCCTCCTTGATTACCAGCTCCGTTTCGCGGAAGCAGGGAGCTAGATCCATTTGCTCGAGATGAATGGCTACTCCAACCTCGCCTCCTCGCCCCcgccggtggcggtggcggtggcggcggtgaccAAGGGCGCCCGGGCCAGGCGATCGCTGGAGCTGACCCACACCAAGGAGACCAACGCGTGGGAAGGGCTGGCCATCGGGGCGGTCACCCTGGCGAGGACCTTCTCCACCGGCTCGCAGAGGCTCTGCAGCAGGTCCGGTGACAAGGCCAGGGGCGCCCTGCCGGGCGCCATGAGGAGGGCCTTCTCCATGCGGAGGCACCCCGCGGCTCCCGGCAAGGGCGACGGGCACTACTGGAGGATCCACGACATGGAGGGGGacagcgaccacggcgacggccacAATGCGGCGGCCGAGGAGGAGCGCGGCGTGGAGAAGGAGCACGAGGAGAAGAAGGAGCCGCGGCGAGAGGAAGGTCGGCCGAAGGA
The sequence above is a segment of the Triticum dicoccoides isolate Atlit2015 ecotype Zavitan chromosome 1A, WEW_v2.0, whole genome shotgun sequence genome. Coding sequences within it:
- the LOC119302983 gene encoding uncharacterized protein LOC119302983; translation: MNGYSNLASSPPPVAVAVAAVTKGARARRSLELTHTKETNAWEGLAIGAVTLARTFSTGSQRLCSRSGDKARGALPGAMRRAFSMRRHPAAPGKGDGHYWRIHDMEGDSDHGDGHNAAAEEERGVEKEHEEKKEPRREEGRPKEEAKTKKKRGNHNILKACKKLFRL